A window from Sphingobacterium hotanense encodes these proteins:
- a CDS encoding carbonic anhydrase, which produces MENKVLETGFNNIKEGNKEWVEFVKNDETGRFQQLAKGQSPEVLWIGCADSRVPANELTGKKPGEVFVHRNIANMCVHSDMSMLSVLDYAVNVLKVKHVIVAGHYGCGGVAASLSSTQYGIIDNWLCHIKDVYRLHAEEIDAIEDKEQKADRLVELNVKEQVFNLCSTSIIQNAWKERDDLAVHGMVINIGTGELIDQGCTYTGTDKLGNVFAFK; this is translated from the coding sequence ATGGAAAATAAAGTATTAGAAACTGGTTTCAACAACATTAAAGAGGGTAACAAAGAGTGGGTTGAGTTCGTGAAAAACGACGAAACGGGCAGATTTCAACAATTAGCAAAAGGCCAAAGTCCGGAAGTATTATGGATCGGATGCGCTGATAGCCGTGTTCCTGCGAACGAATTGACCGGTAAGAAACCAGGAGAAGTATTTGTACATCGCAATATTGCCAACATGTGTGTTCACTCGGATATGAGTATGCTTTCTGTACTTGACTATGCAGTGAATGTTTTAAAGGTAAAACATGTTATCGTGGCTGGACACTATGGTTGTGGAGGTGTAGCTGCTTCTTTAAGCTCTACGCAATACGGTATTATCGACAACTGGTTATGCCATATCAAAGATGTTTACCGCCTACATGCTGAAGAAATTGATGCTATCGAAGATAAAGAACAAAAAGCTGATCGTTTGGTCGAATTAAATGTAAAAGAGCAGGTTTTTAATTTATGCAGTACATCGATTATTCAAAATGCATGGAAAGAGCGTGATGATTTAGCTGTCCATGGGATGGTAATCAATATCGGAACGGGAGAGTTGATCGATCAAGGTTGTACATATACCGGAACTGATAAACTAGGTAATGTGTTTGCTTTCAAATAG
- a CDS encoding SulP family inorganic anion transporter, with product MLGTRLSAFLKLSKRDLKYDFPASIVVFLVALPLCLGIAMASGAPLFAGVLTGIIGGIVVASISGSALSVSGPAAGLTVIVLGAITQLGAYQTFLLAVMLAGVIQLVLGVIKAGMIGNYFPSSVILGMLAAIGITIILKQIPLAFGMTETHAFEVEDGGGIAAFTNTIFSSVNWGATIICLLSLAVLIFWPNIKKLNKIPAPLIVVILGVGLGFAFQGTSFALNPDHFVSIPVVSSFAEFKGLFIFPDFTQIVNQEVWVVAFTIAIIASLETLLSIEAVDKIDPFKRNSPTNRELVAQGIGNMTSGLLGGLPMTSVIVRSSANANSGGRTRQSAILHGLWLLVALLAIPSIINLIPLAGLAAILLHTGFKLAKPALFKQIYKKGLDQFIPFFVTVAAVVFTDLLTGVGIGIVVATFYILKANMTNAYQFNIVQKEDTDTAVLTLAEEVTFLNKAPIQQKLYNLPKGVKSVVIDGQKSKFIDKDVIDVIKDFEQNALSKGLEIELNDVNYKKKSFNGNFRLKKQKLQKVV from the coding sequence ATGTTAGGAACACGTTTGTCTGCTTTTCTCAAATTATCGAAAAGAGACTTAAAATATGACTTCCCCGCAAGTATTGTAGTATTTTTAGTGGCATTGCCACTCTGTTTAGGAATTGCCATGGCTTCTGGAGCGCCTCTTTTTGCAGGTGTTTTAACGGGAATCATTGGTGGTATAGTTGTCGCATCGATCTCCGGGTCGGCACTAAGTGTTAGTGGCCCTGCGGCAGGATTAACCGTTATTGTATTAGGTGCGATCACCCAACTAGGTGCTTATCAAACATTCTTACTAGCTGTTATGCTGGCGGGCGTTATCCAATTGGTATTAGGTGTCATCAAAGCCGGTATGATTGGTAACTATTTCCCTTCTTCAGTTATTCTGGGGATGCTGGCTGCTATCGGTATTACGATTATCCTTAAGCAAATTCCATTAGCTTTTGGTATGACCGAAACACATGCATTCGAAGTGGAAGATGGCGGCGGTATTGCTGCTTTCACAAACACAATATTTTCTAGTGTAAACTGGGGAGCAACAATCATCTGTTTATTATCACTAGCTGTATTAATTTTCTGGCCGAATATTAAGAAGCTGAACAAAATCCCTGCTCCTCTAATCGTTGTGATTCTAGGCGTTGGATTAGGATTTGCATTTCAAGGAACTTCTTTCGCATTGAATCCAGATCACTTTGTGTCCATTCCTGTAGTATCTTCATTTGCAGAGTTCAAGGGCTTATTTATCTTCCCTGACTTCACGCAGATTGTTAATCAAGAGGTATGGGTAGTTGCATTTACTATCGCCATTATCGCGAGTTTAGAGACGCTTTTGAGTATTGAAGCGGTTGATAAGATCGACCCATTCAAGCGTAACTCTCCTACAAACAGAGAGTTAGTAGCACAGGGTATAGGAAATATGACGAGTGGTTTATTAGGTGGTTTACCAATGACTTCGGTTATCGTAAGATCTTCGGCGAATGCAAACTCTGGTGGACGTACTAGACAGTCGGCTATCCTACATGGTTTATGGTTATTAGTAGCTCTCTTAGCTATTCCATCTATCATTAATTTGATTCCATTGGCTGGTTTAGCTGCAATCTTATTGCACACAGGTTTTAAATTGGCGAAGCCAGCTTTATTCAAACAGATCTACAAAAAAGGATTGGATCAATTTATTCCTTTCTTCGTCACAGTTGCAGCGGTAGTATTTACCGATTTGTTAACTGGAGTAGGTATTGGTATCGTGGTAGCAACCTTCTATATCTTGAAAGCGAACATGACGAATGCATATCAGTTCAACATCGTTCAGAAAGAAGATACAGATACTGCGGTTCTAACGCTTGCTGAAGAAGTGACATTCTTAAACAAAGCGCCTATCCAACAGAAGCTATACAACTTACCAAAGGGTGTTAAGTCGGTGGTCATCGATGGTCAGAAAAGTAAATTTATTGACAAGGATGTTATTGACGTAATCAAGGATTTCGAACAAAATGCATTGAGCAAAGGCTTGGAAATTGAGCTGAACGATGTGAATTACAAGAAGAAGTCCTTCAATGGTAATTTTCGCTTAAAAAAACAAAAACTTCAAAAAGTAGTTTAA
- a CDS encoding helicase HerA-like domain-containing protein, giving the protein MITQPFIDKITASYSPKGPFIQLGSGILNGEVVTAAKVNLALKMMNRHGLIAGATGTGKTRTLQLMAEQLSDAGVPVLMLDVKGDLSGLAEPGKTNDALIERGNAVGIPFEPSSFPIELFSLSGKLGAPMRVTVEDFGPVLLSRILDLNDTQSGVLSAIFKYADDNQLPIVDFQDLKKLLSYLSEGPGAEEIKADYGKISSASASTILRKIVAIEQQGLEHIFGEKEFDINDLFGKVDGKGVITLLNISDIQDQPLLFSTFLLSLLAQLFKHLPEVGDLDKPKLVFFFDEAHLLFNDASKAFLTQIEQIVRLIRSKGIGVFFCTQAATDIPESVLGQLGNRVQHALRAFTPNDAENLRKTVKTYPRSDFYEIDKILTSLGTGQALVTVLNDKGIPTEVVATHLVPARAVMGPCSSQLYTELVSGSDYASKYQERVERRTAAEIIDERMAQFEQQQATEAARKEQEKASKSRSSSSSRRQTPLEAAQNQASRTLAREGSKLLGKIATGILNAIFKKK; this is encoded by the coding sequence ATGATAACACAACCGTTTATCGACAAAATTACCGCTTCTTATAGCCCTAAAGGGCCATTTATACAATTAGGATCAGGTATCCTAAATGGAGAGGTTGTTACCGCTGCCAAAGTAAATTTGGCGCTAAAGATGATGAACCGCCACGGTTTGATCGCTGGTGCAACCGGAACCGGTAAAACCCGAACGCTACAACTCATGGCCGAACAGCTTTCGGATGCTGGTGTTCCTGTTTTAATGCTCGACGTCAAAGGCGATCTCTCGGGATTAGCAGAACCGGGAAAAACAAACGACGCATTGATCGAGCGCGGAAACGCCGTGGGTATTCCTTTCGAGCCTTCCAGTTTTCCTATCGAATTATTTTCACTAAGCGGTAAGCTTGGTGCCCCAATGCGTGTCACGGTAGAAGACTTTGGTCCTGTGCTTTTGTCCAGAATCCTGGACTTGAATGATACACAGTCCGGCGTATTGAGTGCGATCTTCAAGTATGCCGACGATAATCAGTTGCCGATTGTAGACTTTCAAGATTTAAAGAAACTGCTGAGCTACCTATCTGAGGGCCCGGGTGCGGAGGAAATCAAAGCCGATTACGGAAAGATCAGTTCGGCATCGGCGAGTACTATTCTTCGGAAGATCGTCGCTATCGAGCAGCAGGGTTTAGAACATATCTTCGGCGAAAAAGAGTTCGATATCAATGATCTATTTGGTAAAGTTGATGGAAAAGGCGTTATCACACTGCTGAATATTTCCGATATACAAGATCAGCCCTTGTTGTTCTCTACTTTCCTGCTTAGTTTGCTAGCACAGCTTTTTAAACATCTACCAGAGGTCGGGGATCTCGATAAACCCAAATTAGTATTCTTCTTCGACGAAGCCCATTTACTATTTAACGACGCCTCTAAGGCTTTCTTAACACAGATTGAACAGATCGTCCGGTTGATCCGATCGAAGGGCATAGGCGTGTTCTTTTGTACTCAGGCAGCGACGGATATCCCCGAGAGTGTATTAGGACAATTAGGAAATCGCGTACAACATGCTTTGCGTGCCTTTACTCCGAATGATGCAGAGAATCTTCGCAAGACGGTAAAAACCTATCCAAGATCTGATTTTTATGAGATCGATAAAATATTGACCTCCTTAGGTACGGGTCAAGCCCTAGTTACGGTATTGAACGATAAGGGTATCCCTACAGAAGTAGTAGCAACCCATCTCGTACCTGCACGAGCAGTAATGGGGCCGTGCAGCTCGCAATTGTACACAGAACTTGTCAGCGGTTCAGATTATGCAAGTAAATATCAGGAGCGCGTAGAGCGACGTACAGCAGCAGAGATTATAGATGAGCGTATGGCGCAGTTCGAACAGCAACAGGCGACGGAAGCTGCGCGCAAAGAGCAGGAGAAAGCCAGCAAGTCTAGATCGTCTTCCAGCTCCAGAAGGCAGACCCCGCTAGAGGCGGCACAAAACCAAGCATCCCGCACCTTAGCACGCGAGGGCTCCAAGCTATTAGGGAAGATAGCAACGGGAATCCTAAACGCGATCTTCAAAAAGAAATAG
- a CDS encoding sugar phosphate nucleotidyltransferase — MGKPTLVVLAAGMASRYGSLKQVDGFGPHGETIIDYSIYDAIRAGFGKVVFIIREEFEQVMREKFDKKLNGKIEVDYAFQDFNLKKFGVDREIERTKPWGTAHAVMSAKDKVDGPFCVINADDFYGYDAFKKMADFLTNDVNDTHMSLMGFELGNTMSDYGYVSRGVCEVNAEGHMDSVTERVNIFYKTDDAGNKKIVFEENGVETELPADTRVSMNFWGFTPKVFDIALSLFPKFVEENGDNPKSEFFIPTIPDYMVKEGLADYRVIPTSSKWFGVTYMEDKPIVQESISKLVADGVYPEKLF; from the coding sequence ATGGGAAAACCTACTTTGGTAGTTCTGGCAGCAGGAATGGCTAGCCGCTATGGTTCATTAAAGCAAGTAGACGGATTCGGACCACACGGCGAAACGATTATTGATTACTCCATTTATGATGCTATTAGAGCCGGTTTTGGAAAAGTAGTATTTATTATTCGCGAAGAATTCGAGCAGGTAATGCGCGAGAAATTCGACAAGAAACTAAATGGCAAGATCGAGGTAGATTATGCCTTCCAAGATTTCAACTTAAAGAAATTCGGTGTTGACCGTGAAATTGAACGCACAAAACCTTGGGGAACTGCCCATGCGGTAATGAGCGCTAAAGATAAAGTAGATGGTCCATTCTGTGTAATCAACGCAGATGACTTCTATGGCTACGATGCCTTCAAAAAGATGGCAGATTTCCTGACCAACGATGTCAATGATACCCACATGTCTTTGATGGGCTTTGAATTAGGCAATACGATGTCAGACTACGGCTATGTATCTAGAGGTGTTTGTGAGGTAAATGCTGAAGGACATATGGATTCTGTTACAGAACGTGTTAATATTTTCTATAAAACTGACGATGCGGGCAACAAGAAAATCGTATTTGAAGAAAACGGTGTAGAAACTGAATTGCCTGCTGATACGCGTGTTTCGATGAACTTCTGGGGCTTTACTCCAAAAGTATTTGATATCGCGTTATCCCTATTCCCTAAGTTTGTTGAAGAGAATGGCGATAATCCTAAATCAGAATTCTTTATCCCTACCATTCCAGATTACATGGTGAAAGAAGGATTAGCAGATTACCGCGTCATCCCAACTTCTTCAAAATGGTTCGGAGTAACATACATGGAAGATAAACCAATCGTTCAAGAAAGCATCTCTAAATTGGTTGCTGACGGTGTTTATCCTGAAAAACTATTCTAA
- a CDS encoding TIGR02117 family protein, producing the protein MKRFMLTILYILLGLIVFAGLYFGADAILSRIPSPKSQSISLPLEIEAYVLSNGVHTDIVLPIKNDLQDWTSVFPIENTKGKNPNQPYVSIGWGDKGFYLNTPEWKDLTLKTALIAGIGIGETALHITYYNQMVENDLCHKVTIDRSQYKALRDYILAALDTDADGKPILIQTNAQYGQDDAFYEAKGAYNLFFSCNTWTNKALKKANMPSGIWTVFDKGVLRHYEK; encoded by the coding sequence ATGAAGCGATTTATGCTAACTATCCTTTATATCCTACTTGGTCTAATTGTATTCGCGGGGCTCTATTTCGGAGCCGATGCAATCCTATCCCGTATTCCATCGCCCAAGTCACAAAGCATATCGCTTCCGCTCGAAATTGAAGCCTATGTGCTTTCCAATGGCGTGCATACCGATATCGTATTGCCCATTAAAAACGATCTCCAAGACTGGACTAGCGTATTTCCAATAGAAAATACCAAGGGTAAAAATCCCAATCAACCCTACGTATCCATAGGCTGGGGCGATAAAGGCTTCTACCTCAATACCCCCGAATGGAAAGACCTAACCCTTAAAACAGCCCTCATCGCCGGAATCGGTATAGGTGAAACCGCATTGCATATCACCTACTATAACCAAATGGTTGAAAACGATCTTTGCCACAAAGTAACCATCGATCGCTCCCAATACAAAGCCCTGCGCGACTACATCCTCGCGGCCCTAGACACAGACGCCGACGGAAAACCAATCCTCATCCAAACAAACGCCCAATACGGCCAAGACGACGCCTTCTACGAAGCCAAAGGTGCCTACAACCTATTCTTCTCCTGCAACACCTGGACCAACAAAGCCCTCAAAAAAGCCAACATGCCAAGCGGCATCTGGACGGTATTTGATAAAGGAGTTTTGAGACATTACGAAAAGTAG